The genomic region TACCCGTCGGCTTTGGTCGCGCCGGCGGCATAGCACGGCCACGTCCTGCTGCCGGAAGCCTTGTTGCAGCGCTTCCTCCACGAGCTGCAACGTGAGGTAGAGTGTACTTTCATCGTAGCTCAGCAGCTGCTCGGGTAGGGTAGGGTGAGGAGCGTCGTCGTGGGTTAGCAGCAATTCAACGATGGCCTCACCGCCTTCTTTTTCTGCTGACTGAGAAGCTGGCAAGTGCTTCGGTGCTTCCTGCCGAAAATCCTCATCATAGATACTCTGCACTAGCGGCAGCTGCGAATGCGTGGCGCTGATGTGTCCAAAGAAATCATTGTTAAAAGAAATGATTTCCGGGGCCGAGCGGTAGTTGGTATTCAGGTTTCTGGCTTGTAAGGCCCCGTCTAAGGTATAGTAGCGCCCTTGCAGCAGGTCGCGTAACTCCTCGTCGGCCACGCGGCCGTAGAGGTATTCGGTTTCGTTTTTATACAGGCGCAGAATCTGTTCCATCTCGCCGCCCCGCCAGCGGTAAATGGCCTGCTTGGCGTCGCCCACGGCCAGGGAGAGGTTGCCGTTGGCTACGGCGTTTTCTACCAGGGGTAGGAGGTTATTCCACTGAAGGACAGAGGTGTCCTGAAACTCATCAATCAACAAATGCTGGTACCGCTCGCCCAAGCGTTCGTACAGAAACGGCACCGGCTCGCGGAGCACAATGTTGGCAATTCGCCTGTTAAACTCGGCAATCAAGACGACATTCCGCTCCCGGCTGAGCTGGTCCACGGCCTTGTTCAACTCGCTCAGCAGCGAAACGTGGAAGATATAAGGTAGCATACCCAGCACCAGCAGGTAGTCGGGTAGGAGACGAGCGCGCAGGTCCTCCAGCTCATAGTAAGCAGCCGTAAGGTCAGGTTTCACGGCATCCACACGCTGCTTATCGGCGGCGGTTTTCACCTTGCCGCTGTACCACTTGTCTTGCTCCACAGTGGCACGCACGTAGCTATTGGCTTCTTTATCAGGTAGGAGGCGCTCCTCCCAGCGCGTCACGTAGCCGATAATGCCGCTCTTCCCCTGGTAGAGGTCCGTTTCTGTCACCCCGGCCGCATCCAGCGCCGCCAGTGCCCGCACGCTCACCGCCCGAAACTCCTGCTCAATCTCCTCCCGACGCTTGCGCAGGTTCTCATGCAGGCGGCGGTAGTCCTGCAACGAAAGCTGCTGCAACTGCGCCACGGCCTCGTGCACCGGCTCCGAAAGCAGAAACTGCCCAAAGTTGACTAGTTCTTCGGGCAGCGTGTTCCAGCTGCGGCCCTCCTCGGCCTTGCTCAGAGCATAGTCGGCCAGAGAGCGGGCCAGTAGCTTGCTGTTCGGGTCACGGTTCACCTTGTCGAGTAGCAGGGCTACGGCGCTTTGCAGCACCGCCTCGCCGTCTAGCTCTACCTCAAACGCGGCGGGTAGCCCCAACTCCCGCGTAAACGCTTGCACAATACGCTGCACAAACGAGTCGATGGTACTCACCGCAAAATCGGCGTAGTGATAGAGTACCAGCCGAAACGTATCTGCCGCCCGTTGCCGAAGCTCCTGCTGTTGCTGCTCGGGCGTGTCGGTGCGGCGCGACAATTTGCCTTCAGCAGCTAGCTCGGTGGCAATATCGCGTAGTAGCGTATCCTCTTTGCCGTTGGCAGAGGGGTAGGCAAACCGCCGCAAGGCCCCAATAATGCGCTCCTTCATTTCGCCGGCTGCATCATTGGTGAAGGTGATGGCCAGAATACTCTTGAAGTACGCCGCATCCTCGGCCCCGAGCGCCAACTTTAGATATTCTTTGGTGAGCTGGTAGGTTTTGCCAGAGCCGGCGGAAGAAGAATAGATGCGGAAGGTAGAGGGCATAATGTGTAAGCGAGTAGCCTACAAAAGTAACGCAGAAGCAAGCGAAAGAGAGCCTTCCCTATACAGTAGCACTGTTAGGCAATCCTGGCAGGGCTTCGTAGAAACTGCTTCCACTGCGTTTAGTACGGCCAGAAGCCTACCCCACCGGCTCCCACAACCGCTGCTCTACCTCTGCCTCTACCCGCTTCGGCCGTTGCGTCTCGGGGTCTAGCAGCACCCACTGCGTTTCGGCTTCGCAGAGCAACTCGCCGTCTGTGGCCCGCTCAATGCGTACAAAACGTTGGCATTGCGCCCCGCGAATTTCGCCAATCCAGGTGGTGCACCGGAGCTGGTCGTGCAGCAGGGCCGGGCGGTAGTAGCGTAGGTGATGCTCCCGCACCACCCAGATATACTGCTCCCGCTCACCCACTGGGTAGGCCGCCAGCCAGTGCGCCGTGGCCGTTTCCTGCGCCCAGCGCACATATTCTACGTTGTTGGCGTGGTGCAGCTCGTCGATGGCCGTGGCGGGCACAGTAAGCTCGTATGCGAAATGAAAAGCAGGGTGCTCGTGGTAGGCAGGCATAGGCATCAGTATAAAACCGGATAAATGAGGAAAAACCCGGAAAAAGTGGTTCAGGCAACTAAAGTCTACGGATTCATGTATATTTGGCTCAACTTAAGACGATGTGCCTTTGTTAGCCTGCCAGATACCTAGAGTTTCAGCAGTTTTCAGTAGCTGCATTTGCTTAATGAAACTCTTTTTTTAACCCGTAGTAAGTAGTACGATGCCAACCGGAACCGTAAAATTCTTCAATGACGCCAAAGGTTTTGGCTTCATCAAAAACGACGAAAATGGTCAAGACATTTTCGTTCACATCAGCGACCTGCTGGTAAACGAAATCCGTGAAAACGACAAGGTACAATACGAAGTAGCGCAAGGCAAAAAAGGCCCGAACGCTGTGAAAGTTCAGCTTCTCTAAGAGCTAACTTGCTTTGCACGAGTTTGAAAAGCACGCCCCAGGGCGTGCTTTTTTTGTTTGCACCACGGATTCGCTCGGATGTTGAGGATGAAGTCAAGATTTAAGAAGAGTATCATCCTGAGCTTGCGAAGGACCTTCTCACGTCAGCACGATAGACCTACCAACGACTCGTTCACACGTGAGAAGGTCCTTCGCAAGCTCAGGATGACAGACGCTCTCCAACATTTACCACCGTGCACAAAATCCGCGTAATTCGAAAAATTCGAGCGAATCCGTGGTTTAGACAATATTTTCCCGTACCTTTGCACCCGCATTGAGAACGGCCCGGTTCCGCGCAGCTTGCGTGGCCCTTAGCTATTAGATTGGCCGCCTGTATCTTCCGTAGTTGCTTCCGTCACTTGTCGTTGTTGTGAGAGTGGGAGAGGAGCGTCGCTGAATTCGCTGTTTTCAGAGCTATTGTCTCCACTCCATCATCATCAGACATGGAAAAAATAAAATTTGAAGAGCTTTCGCTCTCCGAGGAAATGCAGCGCGCCATTACGGAAGTAGGCTACGAAGAAGCCTCTCCCATCCAAACGGCTGCTATTCCAGTATTGCTCGAAGGTAAAGACGTGATTGGTCAGGCCCAGACGGGTACCGGCAAAACGGCTGCCTTCTCTATCCCCGCCATCGAAAAAATTGACACCGATTCGCGCGAGGTGCAGGCCCTGGTGCTGTGCCCTACCCGCGAACTGGCCGTACAGGTTTCAGGCGAAATTCAAAAGTTAGGTAAGTACAAGCGTGGCCTCGCGGTGGTGCCGATTTATGGTGGCTCGAGCTACGACCGGCAGTTCCGCGCCCTGGAGCGCGGCGTGCAAATTGTGATTGGTACGCCTGGCCGCGTAATGGACCACCTGGAGCGCGGCACGCTCAAGCTCGACAGCTGCAAGATGATTATTCTTGACGAAGCTGACGAAATGCTGGACATGGGCTTCCGCGACGATATCGAAACGGTGCTGAAGCAAATGCCCGAAGAGCGCCAAACGGTGTTTTTCTCGGCTACCATGAGCAAGCCCATCATGGACTTGACCAAGCGCTACCAGCGTGATCCGCAGATCGTGAAGGTCAACCATCAGGAAATGACCGTTACGAATATCGAGCAGAGCTACTACGAGGTGCGCGGCCCCCAGAAAAAGGACGTGCTGACTCGCCTGCTGGATATGTACAACCTGAAGTCGACCATCGTTTTCGCCAACACGAAGCGCATGGTAGACGAGATTGTGGCTGATTTGCAGGCAAAAGGCTACTTCGCTGACGGTTTGCACGGCGACATGAGCCAGCAGCAGCGCCAAAACACGCTCGATAAATTCCGCAAAGGCACCTTAGAAATTCTGGTGGCTACCGACGTGGCCGCCCGGGGTATCGACGTAGACAATGTGGAGGCGGTAGTAAACTACGACCTGCCCGCCGACGAGGAATATTATGTGCACCGCATTGGCCGTACGGGCCGCGCTGGTAAGTCGGGCCGCGCCTTCACCTTTGTGAGTGGCCGTGACATTTACAAGCTGCGCGACATCATGCGCTTCACCAAAGCTACTATCAAGCAGGAGCGCGTGCCGTCGTTTGAGGATGTGTCGGAGGTGAAGACCACGCTCATGCTGGAGTCGATTAAAGAAGTAATCGAAAAAGGCAACCTCGATAAGTATATAAGCCGCGTACAGCGTCTGATTGACCAAGACAGCGAAGAAGGCATTACCTCACTGGATATTGCCGCTGCCTTGCTCAAAATGACAATGAAGGAGGATAAGCGTGCTCAGGAAAGCCTCGACGCTACCCGTGCCCACGGGGCGCCGCGCCCCGGCTTCACGCGTTTGTTCGTGACGATGGGTAAGAAAGACCGCATCCACCCACGCGACATCGTGGACCTGATTGCCGAAAACACCTCTCTCACGGCTGGCAAGGTAGGCGACATCTCGCTCTACGATAAGTTTAGCTTTGTAGAAGTGCCTTCGGAGTTTACGGAGGAAATTACCGGGGCCCTGGGTCGTACCAGCATCAACGGCCGGCCAGTGTCCTTCAACGTGGCCACGCCGCGCCAAGAGGGTGATGCCCAGCAGGAAGGCGGCCGTGGTGGTTTTGGCGGGGGCGACCGTCCGCGTCGCACGGGCGGCTACGGTGGCGGTGGCGACCGGCGCGACGGTGCGTTTGGTAACCGCAGCTACGGCAACAACCGTGGCGGCAGCTACGGCGGCGAGCGGCGCGAGGGTGGCAGCTATGGCGGCAACCGCGGTGGTGGTAGCTACGGCGGAGGCTACAAAGGCAACCGCGACGGTGGTAGCAGCTACGGTGGCAATCGGCGCGAAGGCGGCAACTATGGTGGCAACCGTGAAGGCGGCTACAAGCCCCGCCGCGACAACCAAGGCTACGACGAATAGCATCGCAGATGTTGCAGATTGAATAGATTACACAAATTCATTTGATCTGCAATGTTTAGCTGCTCTCAACAACAGGTAACAAAAAAGCCGCTGATTTATCAGCGGCTTTTTTGTTTCTGACTTGAAAGAATTCACAAAAGAATCTGTGTAATCCATTCAATCTGCAACATCTGCGATGTTACTTGGAAGCGTCGCGCAGGTCGCGGATTTCGTTGTGCGCTTCTAGGACACCTTGCGCTTGCTTGTCGATAATCGACTTCAGTTCGGAGGGTAGGCCCTCAAACTTCTTGGCGTTTTCATAGGCTTCTTTAGCGTGGTCTTCGCCCCGCTCGCATTCAGCCAAGATGCTGTGGCGGTCTTTGCCGGTTACAATGCCTTTCAGATTGATGAAAGCGCGGTGCACGGTGCCAGCTACGGTGTTGTTGCCTTCGTTGGTGTCTACCTTCAGGTCCAGCTTGTACATCTGGTCTTCCAGCTCGGTGATATAGCTGGCGCGCTGAGCAGCATATTTCTTGAAAAGGTCTTTCAGATCAGCATCTTCTACATCGGTCATTGCCTCAGCGTAGCCTTTCTGGCCTTCTTTCAGGGTGGCAATCAGGTCGTTCAGTTCGGATTGGGCTTCTTTAGCGTCCATGTTGTTGGTTCGTTTTTAGGTGGTAGGGAGAAGTATTTGTGTGTCTTTGTACTACCTATTGATGCGAAGGGTTGCGCTCGAGCCACTACAATCACTTGTCATTGCCAGCCAATTTCATCCAACCTATAGTGTGGGCGTGCGGCACCAGGAAGACAACGGTAGAGCAAGTCTAAGGGAGAACTAATTGGCTCTCCTCATCCACGTGGCTGTTCCATAGACGGTAGGGAAGCATCAGATTAAAAAGAACTTAAATAGAAAGTGAAAAGTAGAAAGTAGTATTCTATCTCACTTCTCATCTTCTTTTCTGATGGAAACACAAACACTACTTCACTGGGCATATGTAGCCGCCATGATAGGTGGTGCTCTTCTATTTTGGGTCTGGAGCCGAAACCCAAAGGGCGTTCCACAATACGAATACAGCATTGCCATGCTGATTCCGATCTGGTCGGCGCTGGCGTATATGGCCATGGGCCTAGATCAGGGCAAAACAGAGGTAGCGGGCCAAATCACACACTACGCCCGCTACATCGACTGGGTAGTAAGCACGCCACTGCTGCTGCTGGCCCTGGGATTTACGGCCATGTTCTACGTGCCAAAGCAGGAGCGGAGTATTACGCTGCTGTTTGGACTAGTGGCGGCCGATGTAGTCATGATTGTATGTGGGCTGTTTGCCGATTTGTCGGAAAATAGCACCGCGCGGCTTTTGTGGTACATCTGCGGGGTAGGAGCTTTCTTGTGCGTGCTGTACCTTATCTGGGGGAGCCTGCGGCAAATTGCTCTTAACAGTGATGCCGAGCTGGGTGCCATCTACACCAAGCTGGCGGGCTTTCTGACCATTCTATGGATTTGCTACCCCACCATTTGGGCTGTCGGGCCCTCAGGCCTGGGCATTATCAACCAAACCACCGAAACCTTTTTGTTTGTGGTAGTGCCATTCTTTTCCAAGGTAGGCTTCAGCATCCTCGACCTGAACTATCTGCGCGATTTGGCCCCACGTAAGCCTGCCTATCACCACGCCGCGTAGCAGCGCGCGCAGCAGAATATTGCCTGCCTATGAAAGCCACCGCTCACCCGGCCACCACTACCAGCGTAGCAACGCACATGCTGTACTCCTATGGGGCAGTGGTGGTGGCCGTTGGGGTAGGCGTAGTGGCTCCGGCCGCCGCCACTGCCGTGCTGGGGCCGGTGCTATTGCTGGCATTGGTAGTGCTGGGCCTGGCCCATGGCGCTTGCGACCAGTTCGTAGTTCCGGCCTACTATCCTGTACGGGGCAAAGCATGGTGGCTCTATCTAGTGCGCTTTCTGGTGAGCTACCTAGCCCTGGCTGCCGTGGTGGTGGTGGGGTGGTTGCAGTGGCCTAGCGTGGCCGTCCTGTTTTTCTTCCTGCTCACCATCTGGCATTGGGGCTCGGCCGATGCGCCCACGCAGCCCCAGCGCCCTGTGTTGTGGGCGATGCACAGCATATTGCGCGGTACGCTGCTGTTTGTGATACCAGCCTTTGCCTGGCCAACCGAGACACTACACATTATCAACAGCCTACTCTATTTCACGGGCGGACAGCTGGTGCCCATAGCGCTATTCGAGCGCCTGGCGCAGGGGGCAGGGTGGTGCGTGTTGCTGGGCCATCTAGGGTTGTGGGTAGGGTATGCCCGGCTGGGCAACGCCCACCGCTGGCACGTAGATGCCTTGGAAGTACTGCTGCTCACAGGACTATTTGTGGTGCTGCCACCGTTGCTGGCACTTGGAGTTTACTTTTGCTTTTGGCACAGCTTGCAGCACGTGCTGCGCTTGAACCCGCTACTGGGCTACACGGCTCCGGCAAACGACCGACGCGCACAAGGGTGGGCGTTGCTGCGCGAAATAGGCTTTTTTGTGCGTCGTTCACTACCGGTTCTGCTGATCAGCCTAATGGCGCTGGCAGCGCTATACGGGTTGTTTGCTGCCCGGCTTTCCACACCCGATACGCTGGTTAGCCTGGCGCTGGTAGTGGCTTCCGTGGTCACGCTGCCTCACGCCTTGCTCGTGAGCTTGGTGATGGACCGCCGGGGGCAATAAAGCTAGCCTGCGGGAGTAGCGGCCATAGCCCGGCCCGCCAGGTAACCCGTAGTCCAGGCCGCCTGAAAGTTGAAGCCCCCCGTGATGCCATCTATGTCCAGCACCTCGCCGGCGAAATACAGGCCCGGCACGCGGCGGCTCTGCATGGTTTTCATGTCTACTTCGCCGAGCACCACGCCACCACAGGTCACAAATTCATCCTTATAAGTAGTCTTGCCCTGCACGGGTAGGGCCGTGCGCAACAGCCCTTCGATGAGGCGGTTTTGCGATTTAACGGGCAGCTCATTCCACTTCACTTCGGTGCTAATGCCGGCTTGCTCCGTGAGCGTGCGCCACAGGCGCTGGGGTAGGCCAAAGAGCGGATTAGAAGCCACCAACTTTTTGCCGTGCTGCCCCCGAAACTCCAACAGCCACTGGCGCAAAGAGTCCTCGGTATGGGTAGGCAGCCAGCTGACGAGAGCTGTGTGGCGATGCGCCAGCTCATGGAGACGGCGGGCACCCCAGGCCGAGAGCTTCAGTACGGCCGGCCCGCTTACGCCCCAGTGCGTCACCAAGATAGGGCCTTCATATTCCAGCTTTTCGCCCGCAATACGCACGCGGGCGTGGGGCACGCTCACGCCCGGCAGCTCCCGCAACGGCGACTCCGGCACGTTGAACGTGAACAGTGACGGCACTGGCTCGGCAATGGTGTGCCCTAAGGCGCGTAGCCAATCGTATTGGGCGGCTTTGGGGGCGCCGCCAGTGGCAATCAGCAGGCGCGCTACCACTAGCTCCTGCGCGTGGGTGCCGGTGAGGTGCAAACGAAAACCGCCTGCGGGTAGGGTAGTAATGTGCTCGGCGGCGGTGTACGTGAGGATACGCACGCCCGCTTTGTCAGCGGCCGTAAGCAGGGCCTGGGCAATGGTTTCCGACGAATCTGTGACCGGGAACATACGGCCGTCGGCTTCGGTCTTGAGGCGTACGCCGCGCCGCTCAAACCAGCGCACCGTATCCACGGCCCCAAACTGCTTGAAGGGCTCTTTGAGCTGCTTGGCCCCACGGGGGTAGTGCTGCACCAACTGGGCAGGCGTGTCGGCGGCGTGCGTCACGTTGCAGCGCCCTCCGCCCGAAATACGCACTTTGCTCAGCAGCTTGCCGGTTTTTTCAATCAGATATACCGTCAGGCGCGGGTTGGCCTCGGCGCAGGCAATGGCCCCAAAAAAACCAGCTGCGCCGCCACCCAGAATAGCTACTACCTCGTTGTCGTTCACGAGCGCAAAGATACGAGGTAGGGGGCTGAAAACTGGAGCCGAAGCAACGCGAAACGTGGCACAACTGCTGTGCTAGCAGTGTTTCATGGCCTCGTGCAGATCGTCAAACTGAAATGTGTAGCCGGTTTTTTGCCGTAGTAATTCGCTGTCGATGCGCTTGCCCAGGGTGTCCTCCTCGACGAAGGTAGGACGTGCGAGTTCCAGGTGCGCGGCGGCGGCGGTGTAGAACTCCTGCCGGGTAGGGTGGTGCGCCGCGCTAGCGTTGAAGGTATGCCCCCAGGCACGCTGCCGGATGATGCGGCAGAGAATACCCAGGCAGTCGGTGAGGTGGATGAGGTTGACAGGCGCCTGAGGCTTAGGTAAATTGGTGCGGCCCGCTAGGAAGCGGCCAGGCGCACGCCGGGGGCCAATCAGGCCAGCCAGACGCACGACGGTAGTGGCAAAAGGAGCATCCGGGTGCGTAAACAGGCTCTCAGCCTGCAGCAATTCCGAGTCGGCATCGGGGGTAGCCAGGGCGTCGGCTTCGGTCATGGTACGGGGCTCGTCGGCGTACACGCCGGTGCTACTCACAAACAGCACCTGCCGCACGCCGCACTCGGCGGCGGCCTGGTACACGGGCTGTAGTAGCTCCACGTAGTGTCCCTTGGCGGTGCTAGGCGGCACGTTCAGTACCAGCACCCGCGCGCCGGTAAGCATCGTGTGCAGCGTATCCTGGTCGGTGGCGGTGAGGGTAGGGCCTAGCTCTAGCAGGTAGGGCGTAATGCCCGCGTCGCGCATTTTTAGAAGCCGGCCGGGCGTGGTGGTAGAGCCAGCCACGGCGTACCCCTCGTCTACCAGCGCCTGCGCCAGGGGTAGGCCGAGCCAGCCGCAGCC from Hymenobacter aerilatus harbors:
- a CDS encoding cold-shock protein; protein product: MPTGTVKFFNDAKGFGFIKNDENGQDIFVHISDLLVNEIRENDKVQYEVAQGKKGPNAVKVQLL
- a CDS encoding UvrD-helicase domain-containing protein, with the translated sequence MPSTFRIYSSSAGSGKTYQLTKEYLKLALGAEDAAYFKSILAITFTNDAAGEMKERIIGALRRFAYPSANGKEDTLLRDIATELAAEGKLSRRTDTPEQQQQELRQRAADTFRLVLYHYADFAVSTIDSFVQRIVQAFTRELGLPAAFEVELDGEAVLQSAVALLLDKVNRDPNSKLLARSLADYALSKAEEGRSWNTLPEELVNFGQFLLSEPVHEAVAQLQQLSLQDYRRLHENLRKRREEIEQEFRAVSVRALAALDAAGVTETDLYQGKSGIIGYVTRWEERLLPDKEANSYVRATVEQDKWYSGKVKTAADKQRVDAVKPDLTAAYYELEDLRARLLPDYLLVLGMLPYIFHVSLLSELNKAVDQLSRERNVVLIAEFNRRIANIVLREPVPFLYERLGERYQHLLIDEFQDTSVLQWNNLLPLVENAVANGNLSLAVGDAKQAIYRWRGGEMEQILRLYKNETEYLYGRVADEELRDLLQGRYYTLDGALQARNLNTNYRSAPEIISFNNDFFGHISATHSQLPLVQSIYDEDFRQEAPKHLPASQSAEKEGGEAIVELLLTHDDAPHPTLPEQLLSYDESTLYLTLQLVEEALQQGFRQQDVAVLCRRRDQSRRVAKFLKERGYDIISADSLSLEFAEVVNLLVAVFRVLNQPADTLAKAEALLLVDKVVRSLAPTPARARHIAEAANVPDALPFFDELRALGFDLQERETGNLGLYELTERLIGTFGLLGREGESEYLFRFLDLTLEFSLRHGNNLNNFLTYWQQKKSALSINAPAGRDAITITTVHKAKGLAYGVVIVPFADWSLTPHRNTLLWGRLPSEAKPMAEMPPIAVVPQVQALQRTALAGQYAEELEKTFLEGLNMLYVAFTRPKHRLYLISRQPKKKAGSKTAEPEIDLSDPAKNVAELLHRYLMAQGEYDPETLRYPLAVGELRVLKQPIGSTQQPATESTTGNWPLTNLNSTPWEERLRLRRHANTVFDFDAQQVQKEWNRKLHYALRRTLYATDVDRVAGQLVAEGLISTKERPELLQKLQQVVEHPQLAHYFSPAVQPETEREILVGGTRRQEYKPDRVVFDATLPSRVTLLDFKLPPPEPRHRHQLARYADLFRQLGFTDVQCVLYYFDKQEIMTF
- a CDS encoding DEAD/DEAH box helicase produces the protein MEKIKFEELSLSEEMQRAITEVGYEEASPIQTAAIPVLLEGKDVIGQAQTGTGKTAAFSIPAIEKIDTDSREVQALVLCPTRELAVQVSGEIQKLGKYKRGLAVVPIYGGSSYDRQFRALERGVQIVIGTPGRVMDHLERGTLKLDSCKMIILDEADEMLDMGFRDDIETVLKQMPEERQTVFFSATMSKPIMDLTKRYQRDPQIVKVNHQEMTVTNIEQSYYEVRGPQKKDVLTRLLDMYNLKSTIVFANTKRMVDEIVADLQAKGYFADGLHGDMSQQQRQNTLDKFRKGTLEILVATDVAARGIDVDNVEAVVNYDLPADEEYYVHRIGRTGRAGKSGRAFTFVSGRDIYKLRDIMRFTKATIKQERVPSFEDVSEVKTTLMLESIKEVIEKGNLDKYISRVQRLIDQDSEEGITSLDIAAALLKMTMKEDKRAQESLDATRAHGAPRPGFTRLFVTMGKKDRIHPRDIVDLIAENTSLTAGKVGDISLYDKFSFVEVPSEFTEEITGALGRTSINGRPVSFNVATPRQEGDAQQEGGRGGFGGGDRPRRTGGYGGGGDRRDGAFGNRSYGNNRGGSYGGERREGGSYGGNRGGGSYGGGYKGNRDGGSSYGGNRREGGNYGGNREGGYKPRRDNQGYDE
- a CDS encoding NAD(P)/FAD-dependent oxidoreductase, producing MNDNEVVAILGGGAAGFFGAIACAEANPRLTVYLIEKTGKLLSKVRISGGGRCNVTHAADTPAQLVQHYPRGAKQLKEPFKQFGAVDTVRWFERRGVRLKTEADGRMFPVTDSSETIAQALLTAADKAGVRILTYTAAEHITTLPAGGFRLHLTGTHAQELVVARLLIATGGAPKAAQYDWLRALGHTIAEPVPSLFTFNVPESPLRELPGVSVPHARVRIAGEKLEYEGPILVTHWGVSGPAVLKLSAWGARRLHELAHRHTALVSWLPTHTEDSLRQWLLEFRGQHGKKLVASNPLFGLPQRLWRTLTEQAGISTEVKWNELPVKSQNRLIEGLLRTALPVQGKTTYKDEFVTCGGVVLGEVDMKTMQSRRVPGLYFAGEVLDIDGITGGFNFQAAWTTGYLAGRAMAATPAG
- a CDS encoding PA2169 family four-helix-bundle protein — encoded protein: MDAKEAQSELNDLIATLKEGQKGYAEAMTDVEDADLKDLFKKYAAQRASYITELEDQMYKLDLKVDTNEGNNTVAGTVHRAFINLKGIVTGKDRHSILAECERGEDHAKEAYENAKKFEGLPSELKSIIDKQAQGVLEAHNEIRDLRDASK
- a CDS encoding bacteriorhodopsin; translation: METQTLLHWAYVAAMIGGALLFWVWSRNPKGVPQYEYSIAMLIPIWSALAYMAMGLDQGKTEVAGQITHYARYIDWVVSTPLLLLALGFTAMFYVPKQERSITLLFGLVAADVVMIVCGLFADLSENSTARLLWYICGVGAFLCVLYLIWGSLRQIALNSDAELGAIYTKLAGFLTILWICYPTIWAVGPSGLGIINQTTETFLFVVVPFFSKVGFSILDLNYLRDLAPRKPAYHHAA
- a CDS encoding SDR family oxidoreductase — protein: MAPTPTPLQPLIAVLGCGWLGLPLAQALVDEGYAVAGSTTTPGRLLKMRDAGITPYLLELGPTLTATDQDTLHTMLTGARVLVLNVPPSTAKGHYVELLQPVYQAAAECGVRQVLFVSSTGVYADEPRTMTEADALATPDADSELLQAESLFTHPDAPFATTVVRLAGLIGPRRAPGRFLAGRTNLPKPQAPVNLIHLTDCLGILCRIIRQRAWGHTFNASAAHHPTRQEFYTAAAAHLELARPTFVEEDTLGKRIDSELLRQKTGYTFQFDDLHEAMKHC
- a CDS encoding Brp/Blh family beta-carotene 15,15'-dioxygenase, whose protein sequence is MKATAHPATTTSVATHMLYSYGAVVVAVGVGVVAPAAATAVLGPVLLLALVVLGLAHGACDQFVVPAYYPVRGKAWWLYLVRFLVSYLALAAVVVVGWLQWPSVAVLFFFLLTIWHWGSADAPTQPQRPVLWAMHSILRGTLLFVIPAFAWPTETLHIINSLLYFTGGQLVPIALFERLAQGAGWCVLLGHLGLWVGYARLGNAHRWHVDALEVLLLTGLFVVLPPLLALGVYFCFWHSLQHVLRLNPLLGYTAPANDRRAQGWALLREIGFFVRRSLPVLLISLMALAALYGLFAARLSTPDTLVSLALVVASVVTLPHALLVSLVMDRRGQ
- a CDS encoding acyl-CoA thioesterase; the protein is MPAYHEHPAFHFAYELTVPATAIDELHHANNVEYVRWAQETATAHWLAAYPVGEREQYIWVVREHHLRYYRPALLHDQLRCTTWIGEIRGAQCQRFVRIERATDGELLCEAETQWVLLDPETQRPKRVEAEVEQRLWEPVG